In Erigeron canadensis isolate Cc75 chromosome 1, C_canadensis_v1, whole genome shotgun sequence, a single window of DNA contains:
- the LOC122584884 gene encoding probable sodium/metabolite cotransporter BASS4, chloroplastic isoform X2, with amino-acid sequence MAGTLQTLTTLNSPVTGTTPFRSTNRHNLTSSHLTFSGNRALSRHSLFPLSFTRPLVIRNSTNSAQENSGPDGGRKRIVGVPSFSIFVQPLLNFASSNFLPLALIGGVALGLTNPSLGCLAHRYHLSKCSTFGIFIISGLTLRSDEIGAAAEAWPVGLFGLASILLLTPLFSKVILQLHLQPQEFVTGLALFSCMPTTLSSGVALTRLAGGNSALALAMTVISSLLGILIVPFSISKLIAGGVGTSVPADQLFKSLLVTLLIPLILGKVLRESFKGVADFADTNRKLLSQVNAILLSLVPWIQVSRSRSLLLMVKPAIFLVAVLMGALLHLMLLAFNALSIQILSAVTGGSKSVFAKKENSTALLLVASQKTLPVLVAVVDQLGGAFGESGLLVLPCVAAHLNQIIMDSFFVSFWNKKEQSLNNAKSA; translated from the exons ATGGCGGGAACTCTTCAAACCCTAACAACTCTCAATTCTCCGGTGACCGGAACCACTCCATTCCGATCGACAAACCGCCACAATCTGACGTCATCGCACCTTACATTTTCCGGCAATCGTGCCTTAAGCCGCCACTCATTGTTTCCTCTTTCATTCACCCGGCCACTCGTAATCCGAAACAGCACCAATTCCGCTCAG GAAAATAGCGGTCCGGATGGCGGTCGTAAACGGATAGTAGGAGTACCGAGTTTTTCGATTTTTGTACAGCCTTTGTTGAATTTTGCATCTAGCAATTTCCTTCCATTAG CTCTTATTGGAGGAGTAGCATTAGGTCTTACAAATCCTAGTCTTGGCTGTCTCGCTCATAGATACCATTTATCAAAATGTAGCACGTTTGGGATATTTATCATATCAG GACTGACACTGCGTAGTGATGAAATCGGTGCAGCTGCTGAAGCATGGCCAGTTGGACTTTTCGGGCTA GCTTCTATTTTATTGCTGACTCCTCTCTTTTCCAAAGTTATCCTGCAACTTCATCTCCAACCTCAAGAATTTGTCACAG GACTAGCGCTATTTAGCTGTATGCCTACAACATTATCAAGTGGAGTTGCTTTAACGCGG CTTGCTGGAGGAAATTCAGCGTTGGCTCTTGCAATGACTGTAATATCGAGTCTGTTAGGAATTCTAATA GTTCCTTTTTCTATTTCAAAACTGATAGCTGGTGGAGTGGGTACATCTGTTCCAGCTGATCAACTATTTAAAAGCCTTTTGGTCACGCTTTTGATACCTCTAATTTTGGGGAAG GTTCTTCGGGAATCCTTCAAAG GTGTTGCGGATTTTGCTGATACCAATCGCAAGCTTTTATCGCAAGTAAATGCTATCTTACTTAGTTTG GTCCCCTGGATACAAGTGAGCAGGTCAAGGTCACTGCTTCTAATGGTTAAGCCTGCCATTTTTCTTGTTGCTGTACTAATGGGAGC GCTCCTTCACCTCATGCTGTTGGCTTTCAACGCCCTCTCAATACAGATCCTGTCTGCTGTAACTGGTGGCAGCAAATCTGTTTTTGCAAAGAAAGAAAATTCCACTGCCCTCTTACTTGTTGCTAGTCAG AAAACTTTGCCGGTGCTGGTTGCTGTTGTGGATCAACTCGGCGGTGCATTTGGTGAATCGGGATTGCTCGTTCTTCCCTGTGTTGCAGCACATTTAAACCAG ATTATCATGGACTCTTTCTTTGTAAGTTTTTGGAACAAGAAGGAACAGTCACTTAACAATGCCAAGTCAGCCTAG
- the LOC122584884 gene encoding probable sodium/metabolite cotransporter BASS4, chloroplastic isoform X1: MAGTLQTLTTLNSPVTGTTPFRSTNRHNLTSSHLTFSGNRALSRHSLFPLSFTRPLVIRNSTNSAQFQENSGPDGGRKRIVGVPSFSIFVQPLLNFASSNFLPLALIGGVALGLTNPSLGCLAHRYHLSKCSTFGIFIISGLTLRSDEIGAAAEAWPVGLFGLASILLLTPLFSKVILQLHLQPQEFVTGLALFSCMPTTLSSGVALTRLAGGNSALALAMTVISSLLGILIVPFSISKLIAGGVGTSVPADQLFKSLLVTLLIPLILGKVLRESFKGVADFADTNRKLLSQVNAILLSLVPWIQVSRSRSLLLMVKPAIFLVAVLMGALLHLMLLAFNALSIQILSAVTGGSKSVFAKKENSTALLLVASQKTLPVLVAVVDQLGGAFGESGLLVLPCVAAHLNQIIMDSFFVSFWNKKEQSLNNAKSA, encoded by the exons ATGGCGGGAACTCTTCAAACCCTAACAACTCTCAATTCTCCGGTGACCGGAACCACTCCATTCCGATCGACAAACCGCCACAATCTGACGTCATCGCACCTTACATTTTCCGGCAATCGTGCCTTAAGCCGCCACTCATTGTTTCCTCTTTCATTCACCCGGCCACTCGTAATCCGAAACAGCACCAATTCCGCTCAG TTTCAGGAAAATAGCGGTCCGGATGGCGGTCGTAAACGGATAGTAGGAGTACCGAGTTTTTCGATTTTTGTACAGCCTTTGTTGAATTTTGCATCTAGCAATTTCCTTCCATTAG CTCTTATTGGAGGAGTAGCATTAGGTCTTACAAATCCTAGTCTTGGCTGTCTCGCTCATAGATACCATTTATCAAAATGTAGCACGTTTGGGATATTTATCATATCAG GACTGACACTGCGTAGTGATGAAATCGGTGCAGCTGCTGAAGCATGGCCAGTTGGACTTTTCGGGCTA GCTTCTATTTTATTGCTGACTCCTCTCTTTTCCAAAGTTATCCTGCAACTTCATCTCCAACCTCAAGAATTTGTCACAG GACTAGCGCTATTTAGCTGTATGCCTACAACATTATCAAGTGGAGTTGCTTTAACGCGG CTTGCTGGAGGAAATTCAGCGTTGGCTCTTGCAATGACTGTAATATCGAGTCTGTTAGGAATTCTAATA GTTCCTTTTTCTATTTCAAAACTGATAGCTGGTGGAGTGGGTACATCTGTTCCAGCTGATCAACTATTTAAAAGCCTTTTGGTCACGCTTTTGATACCTCTAATTTTGGGGAAG GTTCTTCGGGAATCCTTCAAAG GTGTTGCGGATTTTGCTGATACCAATCGCAAGCTTTTATCGCAAGTAAATGCTATCTTACTTAGTTTG GTCCCCTGGATACAAGTGAGCAGGTCAAGGTCACTGCTTCTAATGGTTAAGCCTGCCATTTTTCTTGTTGCTGTACTAATGGGAGC GCTCCTTCACCTCATGCTGTTGGCTTTCAACGCCCTCTCAATACAGATCCTGTCTGCTGTAACTGGTGGCAGCAAATCTGTTTTTGCAAAGAAAGAAAATTCCACTGCCCTCTTACTTGTTGCTAGTCAG AAAACTTTGCCGGTGCTGGTTGCTGTTGTGGATCAACTCGGCGGTGCATTTGGTGAATCGGGATTGCTCGTTCTTCCCTGTGTTGCAGCACATTTAAACCAG ATTATCATGGACTCTTTCTTTGTAAGTTTTTGGAACAAGAAGGAACAGTCACTTAACAATGCCAAGTCAGCCTAG